A single genomic interval of Nitrospinota bacterium harbors:
- a CDS encoding Ppx/GppA family phosphatase, protein QNFQIIASHRVITRLGEGMDTQGKLMEPRMSATLSALSTFQQDCKRHGNPPLYAVATSAVREASNGKDFVRLAREQTGINIEIIPWEEEARLTLEGVFWKIPHKNRRTLTFDIGGGSTEFILSEGKKIVGFCSSPLGVVRLTEKFIHKHPVDHTEYENLVLHLRTELKSIKEKLSTLIPEVLIGTAGTVTTLAALNENIYPYDPDKIHGTLIPRQDIERLAQELKNKSLDERLELKPLEKGREDLIIAGTVIVLETMRAFQCDPLLVSEYSLREGIILKALKALETNTP, encoded by the coding sequence CAAAATTTTCAGATTATCGCTTCACATAGGGTGATCACCCGTCTTGGTGAAGGAATGGACACCCAGGGGAAACTGATGGAGCCCAGAATGTCTGCTACCCTTTCGGCACTGTCGACTTTCCAACAGGATTGCAAGAGGCACGGCAATCCCCCACTCTATGCTGTCGCTACAAGTGCAGTACGAGAAGCCTCAAATGGCAAAGATTTTGTCCGCCTCGCAAGAGAACAAACGGGTATCAACATTGAAATCATTCCCTGGGAGGAAGAAGCCCGACTCACACTGGAAGGAGTTTTCTGGAAAATACCTCATAAAAACCGAAGGACGCTCACTTTTGATATAGGAGGGGGTAGCACTGAGTTCATTCTCTCTGAAGGAAAGAAGATCGTTGGCTTTTGCAGTAGCCCTTTAGGAGTTGTGAGACTGACAGAAAAATTTATTCATAAACATCCGGTAGACCATACGGAATATGAAAACCTGGTCTTGCACCTGAGAACAGAATTAAAATCGATCAAAGAAAAGCTGTCGACCTTAATTCCAGAAGTCTTGATCGGCACAGCCGGGACAGTCACAACTTTAGCCGCCTTGAATGAAAATATCTACCCTTATGATCCGGATAAAATACACGGCACCTTGATACCTCGACAAGATATTGAAAGATTGGCTCAAGAATTAAAAAATAAATCTCTGGATGAAAGGCTGGAATTAAAACCGCTCGAAAAAGGCCGCGAGGACCTGATCATAGCAGGAACTGTGATCGTCCTTGAAACCATGCGGGCATTTCAATGTGACCCTCTGCTGGTCAGCGAATACAGCCTGCGTGAAGGGATCATTCTGAAAGCCTTGAAAGCTCTGGAAACCAATACTCCCTGA